The following coding sequences are from one Neovison vison isolate M4711 chromosome X, ASM_NN_V1, whole genome shotgun sequence window:
- the LOC122896553 gene encoding late histone H2B.L4-like — protein MAEPGCETSSEESLGTDGGAHSSQPKEPKTGAAKAPMLPQLPPPPPPSTSPMPDNFTTYFPRVLKQVHEGPSLLQEAVGVMDSFVKDMFERIADEASRLARSTKRTTITSREIQTAVRLLLPGEMGKCARPARQSSGTPSASELPPDHLTTS, from the coding sequence ATGGCAGAACCTGGCTGTGAGACCTCCTCTGAGGAAAGCCTGGGCACGGATGGAGGAGCCCACAGCAGCCAACCCAAAGAGCCCAAAACAGGTGCAGCCAAGGCGCCAATGCTGCCGCAGCTGCCACCGCCACCACCCCCCAGCACCTCCCCCATGCCAGACAATTTCACCACCTACTTCCCCAGGGTTCTGAAGCAGGTTCACGAGGGCCCGAGCCTCTTGCAGGAGGCTGTGGGTGTCATGGATTCGTTCGTTAAGGACATGTTCGAGCGCATCGCCGACGAGGCCTCTCGCCTGGCCCGCTCCACCAAGCGCACCACCATCACCTCCAGGGAGATCCAGACAGCCGTGCGCCTGCTGCTGCCCGGGGAGATGGGCAAGTGCGCCAGACCAGCAAGGCAGTCATCAGGTACACCTTCTGCCAGTGAGCTGCCTCCGGACCACCTGACCACGTCGTAA